Within Nitrospira sp. MA-1, the genomic segment AAAAGTCATATTGGATAACGGAGTCCGTGTTGTCCTGGAGCGGATGTCGTCATTGAAATCCGTTGCCCTAGGGGTGTGGGCCACGGTTGGAAGTCGTGACGAAGGAAAAGGTGAAGGTGGCCTCTCTCATTTTATTGAACATATGATGTTCAAGGGCACGCCGAAACGGACTGCCTCTCAGATTTCCAATGAGATTGATGCCTTGGGTGGTGAAATGAATGCCTTTACCACCCATGAGGCTACGGCTTTTTACGTGAAGGTGTTGGATCAGCAAATGGGGCTGGCATTTGATCTCATCGCGGATTTGTTTCACCATTCAAGGTTTTCTGCCAAAGACATTGCAAAGGAAAAACAAATCGTCCTTGAGGAGATCCGTACCGTTCAGGATGATCCCGAGGACTATATTCATGAATTGCATGCCAAGGATATCTTTGGCTCCCATCCGTTGGGGCGTCCGATCTTGGGAGAGCCTGCGGTGATGAAGCGACTCGATCGCCAATTGCTCATGAAGTATCGACAACAGCACTACCGCCCGGAACATACGATCGTTGCAGTGGCCGGTAACTTTTCCTTTCCAGAAATCATTGATACCGTTAATAAATATTTTGGCCAATGGAAGAGGAGCAAGTTCGACAAGCATCCCTCAACCATCCAGGAAACGCCATGGCCTGATCAGCCGCAGGAACGGCAAAGTCTTCACGTGAAACCACTGGAGCAGGTTCATGTCTGTGTCGGATTTAAGGGGTTGCCGATAGGACATCCGGATCGATATGCCGGTCATGTCCTAAGCACAATTCTTGGCGGAGGAGTCAGTTCGCGATTATTTCAAGAAATCCGTGAAAAACGTGGGTTGGCCTATACCATATATTCTCATCTTTCAGGCTTTTTAGATGGCGGGACGCTTACCGTTTATGCCGCCACTCGTCCGAATGAAGTTACAGCC encodes:
- a CDS encoding pitrilysin family protein encodes the protein MYKKVILDNGVRVVLERMSSLKSVALGVWATVGSRDEGKGEGGLSHFIEHMMFKGTPKRTASQISNEIDALGGEMNAFTTHEATAFYVKVLDQQMGLAFDLIADLFHHSRFSAKDIAKEKQIVLEEIRTVQDDPEDYIHELHAKDIFGSHPLGRPILGEPAVMKRLDRQLLMKYRQQHYRPEHTIVAVAGNFSFPEIIDTVNKYFGQWKRSKFDKHPSTIQETPWPDQPQERQSLHVKPLEQVHVCVGFKGLPIGHPDRYAGHVLSTILGGGVSSRLFQEIREKRGLAYTIYSHLSGFLDGGTLTVYAATRPNEVTAVIDRICQETKKLCRRDVVSKELERTKTQLKGGLMLGLEGTYGRMNKLAKDEMYQGRHVTLQEMVKAIDRITPDQIRHLSQKLFDLQQFVVTALGPIPKRGIPRWG